A genome region from Perca fluviatilis chromosome 20, GENO_Pfluv_1.0, whole genome shotgun sequence includes the following:
- the olig4 gene encoding oligodendrocyte transcription factor 4: MDSDSGSSCSRSVSPDLVVDDSPGSFFSNKMFQQYCQENRADSEAGQGRTERCSGGGKTKTRSEPNNNEVQDLRLKVNSRERKRMHDLNQAMDSLREVMPYAHGPSVRKLSKISTLLLARNYILMLSSSLDEMKKLVGDVYGGSAAAQSRTAASHLPLHPLAQSLHSLVASTPSALQHHSPSPATALHSPPSASFLGFHAPVQGLLKDPLHLASSYRHFPGMPCPCSLCQPLPTTLHSLAMTK; the protein is encoded by the coding sequence ATGGATTCCGACTCTGGCTCCAGCTGCAGCCGCTCCGTATCCCCAGACCTGGTGGTGGACGACTCTCCCGGGAGCTTCTTCTCCAACAAGATGTTCCAACAATACTGCCAAGAAAACAGAGCAGACAGCGAGGCCGGCCAGGGCAGGACGGAGCGCTGCAGTGGGGGCGGTAAGACCAAGACCAGGTCTGAGCCTAACAACAACGAGGTGCAAGACCTTAGACTAAAGGTCAACAGTCGGGAGAGGAAAAGGATGCATGATCTGAACCAGGCGATGGACAGCCTGAGAGAGGTTATGCCCTATGCTCATGGACCTTCAGTCCGTAAGCTgtcaaaaatctccactttgcTGTTGGCTCGCAACTACATCCTCATGCTGTCCAGCTCCTTGGACGAGATGAAGAAGTTGGTGGGGGATGTTTATGGAGGCAGTGCTGCCGCCCAGAGCCGCACTGCTGCTTCCCACCTCCCTCTGCATCCTCTGGCCCAGTCTCTGCACTCTCTGGTGGCCAGCACGCCTTCAGCTCTCCAGCATCACTCACCTTCTCCGGCTACAGCCCTGCACTCCCCTCCATCCGCCAGCTTCCTGGGTTTTCATGCTCCAGTCCAGGGCCTTCTGAAGGACCCCCTCCACCTGGCCAGCTCCTACAGGCACTTCCCCGGCATGCCCTGCCCCTGCTCACTCTGCCAACCTTTGCCCACCACATTACACAGCCTGGCTATGACCAAGTGA